In Glycine soja cultivar W05 chromosome 10, ASM419377v2, whole genome shotgun sequence, the genomic stretch aaattaaaagatatatttgattaatttaaatttaaattttttagatttcaatttaatttacataaatattattttttagaacaataaaacaatattatttaaaacatcattttattcaataattaatactgtaaaatatatttatttgaaaatagttttttgctaatatgtttgttaagttgtcatgtgaaatatttattaatttatgttaattactaaatttgattttttttatataataatttggttcttaataaaaataaagaatgtaTTACTAATAACAGTTATATAGCAATGATGATTGTTATTTAATGAAAACTTGTAGGCATGATACACAAATGAATACAAGCacataatatttatcttttaattttaccgGATCAActaattaacttgaaattgaaaaacaattaatatgtTTCACAGTTCATAACTTATAAGTATaccttgataataaaaaataacacctTAATAACGTCAAATGacaaatacattaaatttattttaatgattttgaaaattatgtattttaataaagaaaacaagACAATGTAATAAAAAGTTAACTACTTTACCATCTCCGttaacaacatattttttttaatcacgtCACGTTGAagatttttacataaaaataacaattgctAGTCTCTCGTACAATACATGTACAggtgaaatataaatttataacgtGATTAAAAAAATCTCCATTAAACACGTATACTTTAATTATAGAAgcttattttttgaaaactatcCCTTATATAGAGTAATAGTAAGTTAGTGGTTGGACGTATTgtgctgacaaaaaaaattaattgtcgaTGAAGACGAAGACAGGATGCGGatgactaaaaaaacaaaacccaaAGGCAAAGGTAACCCAGTGAGGAGATAAATTATTGTGCAGAAAAAACACATGACAGCTAATCCAACAATTATTTGgtaataaataaagttattaaatacattaataattaattgacaatgaTATTCATATATTTCATTCTGTtatgactattttttatttatttctctttgtCTTTTCTATTGCatcacatattatatatattattgatccGTTTGTTAAactttactaatattttttaaataaatatttttaatgtgttatttttttctaaaaaaataatttttttaatttttaataaggaaattttatgttttttcaaaatcatttttttcgattaaaaaaaaaacaagatggacccattttttttgtttatttatgtattttacttTCCTTTATCTCTTCTCTCTCCATTACAATCCACCCTAAAAATGGAAGTGGACACTTATAATTTTccttaattaatatgaaaataatttataaacacCCAAATGTCAACGGAcgataattctttttttaaaaaacttgattattgagttgtcaaataattttttgcctaataaaaaaattaaaaattaactaaaatgattTATCAAATATAACCTGAATGAGTGGatgagtaatatttttttataattactgtAATTAGAATATTTAGTTTCTTGATAAAATCTTGAGATATACTTGTAAAGTGTTGACTCTTTAGATAGGTGTTATCGGATTAATCATAAGTCAAAAGCtttaattatacttaaaaattctcatctttttcaaaaaatgcattaagtcaaacttaattttttttttttacgaattCAAAGTTTTGTTAGCATCTGAATTACATTGATGGATGAATATTTATTGTAACCTTACAAACAGACCGATTCTAATGGATTTCTCAAACTAATAAtcatatttgatttaaaaaaaattgtttcgatgataaattattttaaaaaatatatgaataataattttttattaaataactaTGTAAAGAATTATAATAACaatacataataattaaattaaaaaatataaataatgtatgtaatttaggttgGAAAGAGGATAAagtagagaaaagaaagaaaggttgGTAGAGTGAGGTGTGTAACTGCAAAGCTGCAGCGCACTTTCTCTCTGAACCAAACAAACAAGAAGGCATCATGCCATCCCAGAAACAAATGCAAACCCCTCCAACACCTCTCCCTTTCAATTCACCAATTCCCATACTAACATaacatttctttatttattcacACATCATAACACTTATAAACACATTGCTTAAAGAACTTCAAATACCAATTTTCTTTTGTCGGAAGCAACAAAATAATACTGATTATTTCACCTCCAACTCCAAATCTGTTTGTTTCTTGCACACAATTTGCCGTGGTCCCCACCACaaagtgtttgtttgtttcctcaattcaatttttccttgtccAAATCCAAGGAGATTAGATTATGAAACCCATTGTCACTTCGTTTGCGGAAATTGGTCTCCTGCTTAGGTTGTATCATGTATGTCCATCTCACTTTCACACTTGCTGTCTGCTATAGCATGTTTTTCCAGTTGTCACTCCTCCCTCCCTCACTGTATTTTACTCcttttttcttgtaaaatagaaagaaataagGGGTAGCagttatttgttttgttttgtttttccctCTAGGGGAAGGAaacagagaaagaaaagtttaaagATACCGACTTTTAACTGAAACAGAATGTGTGGGTGTTTGCTAGATAGGCTTTATAATTCTCAGTAAAAAGCCACTTTCTTCGTTCCATGAAAAATAGCTTGGTCCCATGCTACCACGCCAGCTGCAtctgcttttttttgttattcccTTTGGTTCTGGGGTGGAATCTACGTATAAAAGTTGAAATCTTGGTTTCGTTTCTTGGTTGAGGAGAATTGTTTGGGGCTGACTTGGTGTTGGGttggtcctgaatttttttaatgcctttttgtttgttttctagttttttttttttttaaattgcgtACTagtaactctctctctctctctgggaATTGGGTGCTTCTATTTGTTTAATGGAAGATTATTTATGGGTTTAGATTATTGGGTTTAACAGTTCATGCCTAGTCACCAATACGCGTTTGGTATACGTATTGaaatctttctttcttcttttgtgCAAATTTGCTTGGTCTAGCAGCCATATCTGCATCTGGTTTTGCGCGTGGTGTACACCCAGACATTCTCGCTGGTAATTCAGctactttgtttttttatgctaGGAATTTGCCTTCTATCATCTATGTTTTGCCTACTTTGAATCCGCTACAAGTTtcgccttttttatttttgaaaaaaaaaatgtacttgaAGCTCATTGTTCTTCAAGCTCAATTGAggccaaggttttaaaaaactttcTGCCAGCGTGGTTTCAGCTTCAATTGTGGTCACATTCGTCTGTAATTTCCGTCTCAATTTTCCGCAATGTGACTGCAATTATGGTTGCATTTGTCTGAAATTTCCGCCGCAATTTTCTGCAATACGAAGGAATGCGACGAAACCACGACTGCGattgcaatttaaaaccttgatagTTGCCAAAACTGGGTCAAACAAATTGCATAATGCATTGTGATTTGTGAAAACTAAAAAGTTGCTTCTGCACTTTGTTGGATTTACATGTTTTATTTGGTTGTTATTGGAGATGAATAGTTAATTGCTGATCTTTGTGATGAATGCAGATCTAGTTGGGATAAAGTGTCTCTTTATATTGCCAAGAAGAGTTTACTGTGTGGGAGGAGTGTTTTATGTTTGAGGTCTTATATACTTGTGAGAAAAGAACTTTTTGGATTTGAGTAGTAGGGTGAGAGAGTAAGGTGAAGGTTCTTTGGTGGGGCTAGATATGGCCTCTGGTGAAGGGAGGCGGCGTCATCATGATCTTGTGCCTCTTGCTGCATTGCTCAAGAGAGAGATGAAGAGTGAGAAGATGGAGAAGCCTACTGTGAGGGTTGGACATGCAGCTCAGTCCAAGAAAGGGGAGGATTACTTTCTAATTAAGACTGATTGTCAACGAGTGCCTGGGAACTCTTCATCTTCCTTTTCTGTATATGCGgtatttttcaacttttctgTTTCAGATTATATTTTCACCTCTAGAAATGcatgatatatcatatatatagtaAGTTATAGTTTGGAGATTGCTGATTGTTTGATCTGCTTGTTTTCATGGAAATTTTGCTTTACTTTTTACTCTTGGCATGTGGCAACAGCCTTTTCAGACTAAAATGAATGTCCTTTTGGATGGAAGCACAGTATCCTATAAGATGGCCACTCATTTCTTCTGGTTAACAGGTTTTTGATGGGCATAATGGAAATGCTGCTGCCATTTTTACTAGGGAGCATTTGTTAAATCATGTGTTGGGTGCTCTTCCTCGAGGGCTTGGACGAGATGAGTGGTTACAAGCTTTACCAAGGGCACTGGTTGCTGGCTTTGTTAAGACTGACAAGGAATTTCAGAGCAGAGGTGTGAACTTTAGCTTTTATTCTTGTGTCTTTTGGGGATAGAGAAGTTATTCATATTGGGAGGGTGGAAATACAGAACTGGAGGATCAGGATTCaggaatttattttttctctcttcttattACTGATTGTATGAGTCCTCATCTGGTTTTGTCCAGGAGAAACTTCTGGAACCACAGCCACATTCGTAATAGTGGATAGGTGGACTGTGACTGTTGCATCAGTTGGAGATTCCCGTTGTATACTAGATACCCAGGGTGGTGCTGTTACCTCCTTAACTGTTGATCACAGACTTGAAGAGAATATTGAAGAGTATGTTGTTATTTCTAAGGCCTAAGTttgttaacctttttttttttgtatgctcTTGTTATGAGTTACACTGTATGCACAGGAGGGAACGTGTAACTGCTAGTGGAGGTGAAGTTGGGAGACTTAGCATTGTTGGTGGGGCTGAGGTGAGCATATTTATGTTGTAGTTATACTTTTTTCATcctaaaatggaagaaaaggaaagatcTTCCATTTGTCCCCTACCCCCTTACAGCATCTAACATGGGAACATTCCATTTAGCTTATCCTTGTTTTAAAGTTTAGTTCTAAACCATTGCAGATTGGTCCCCTTCGTTGCTGGCCAGGAGGTCTATGCCTTTCTAGGTC encodes the following:
- the LOC114369338 gene encoding probable protein phosphatase 2C 15, with the protein product MASGEGRRRHHDLVPLAALLKREMKSEKMEKPTVRVGHAAQSKKGEDYFLIKTDCQRVPGNSSSSFSVYAVFDGHNGNAAAIFTREHLLNHVLGALPRGLGRDEWLQALPRALVAGFVKTDKEFQSRGETSGTTATFVIVDRWTVTVASVGDSRCILDTQGGAVTSLTVDHRLEENIEERERVTASGGEVGRLSIVGGAEIGPLRCWPGGLCLSRSIGDMDVGEFIVPIPYVKQVKLSKAGGRLVIASDGIWDALSSEMAAKSCRGLPAELAAMQVVKEALRTRGLKDDTTCIVVDIIPPDNELPPTPPPPKRNKLRDLLSFRKRSRDSASKLSKKLSAINIVEELFEEGSAMLAERLGNDDNLNSGQSTSGIFVCAVCQVDLAPSEGISVHAGSIFSTSSKPWEGPFLCFDCRDKKDAMEGKRPSGVKVS